One region of Zingiber officinale cultivar Zhangliang chromosome 7B, Zo_v1.1, whole genome shotgun sequence genomic DNA includes:
- the LOC122005509 gene encoding receptor-like protein kinase 7 gives MRFLLLLLCLAAAGEATPAEERQILLHLKSTFKTANATAFQSWTANNPHCGGFAGVTCDSGGSVSEIDLTGIGISGEIRFDIICRLPSLTALSLVSNDLSGNISDDLHRCSRLRRFDLAFNSLRGVVPEMTTLVELQILNFSSNYFTGAFPWSSLAGLTELEVLSVGDNSFDPNPFPDVVLNLTKLNRLYLSNCNIHGQIPPAIGNLTKLIDLEIADSFLTGVIPPEISKLSNLWQLELYNNSLTGRIPTGFGNLTKLAFFDASMNNLEGDLSELRNLTNLVSLQLFDNNLSGEVPPEFGDFRFLTNLSLYVNRFIGKLPAKLGSWTEFNFIDVSTNSFTGPIPPDMCRKGTMKKLLMLENKFTGEIPASYANCSSLLRFRVSNNSLSGEVPSGLWSLPNLNIIDLAVNQFEGSIGAGIGAAKSLNQIFISDNRFSGQIPPEIGDAASIVQIDLHNNQFSGTIPSSVGGLRNLASLNLQSNGFSGQIPNEIGSCAALSTMNLAENSLSGPIPASLGQLTNLNSLNLSGNKLSGLIPGSISALKLSSLDLSNNSLTGAIPSSFAISAYSGSFAGNPGLCVYGINADKLSSVRRCSALKRGFTGELRTILTCILSVAAVFLAALGLHIVLKKRRHDSSGGASDGAFLKDPSWDMKSFRIVTFNEQEIVEAIKPENLIGKGGSGEVYQVHLANGEVMAVKQIWRNLAEAGTKERSTAAMLASTRGRGRRGRKRTATSEFEAEVETLSTVRHVNVVKLFCSITSEEWCLLVYEHLPNGSLWDKLHGSAAASPGKAEELSWEERYQVALGAARGLEYLHHGGERPILHRDVKSSNILLDECLMPRIADFGLAKILHSAAVAAAGGGAGEASSAPVIAGTHGYIAPEYAYTWKVNEKSDVYSFGVVLMELVTGRRPIEAEYGESKDIVHWVSQRMSSRESLMAAVDSRIQQEWSKEEAIKVLRVALLCTARLPAMRPSMRTVVQMLEEAVNGGTIKSYVNKKLMEVDE, from the exons ATGCGCTTCCTCCTTCTCTTACTGTGCCTCGCCGCGGCTGGCGAAGCAACTCCAGCAGAGGAGCGGCAAATCCTCCTCCATTTGAAATCGACCTTCAAGACAGCAAACGCGACCGCCTTCCAATCATGGACCGCAAACAACCCACATTGCGGCGGCTTCGCCGGTGTCACGTGTGATTCTGGTGGCTCTGTTTCAGAAATTGATCTCACCGGCATCGGAATCTCCGGAGAAATCCGTTTTGATATTATTTGCCGGCTTCCTTCGCTCACTGCCCTCTCCCTGGTGTCTAATGACCTCTCCGGTAACATCTCCGATGatcttcacaggtgcagcagaCTCCGCCGGTTTGACCTCGCCTTCAACTCTCTCAGAGGTGTAGTTCCCGAAATGACCACTCTAGTCGAGCTTCAGATCCTCAACTTTTCTAGTAATTATTTCACCGGTGCCTTCCCGTGGAGCTCCCTCGCGGGGCTGACTGAGTTGGAGGTACTCAGCGTCGGAGATAACTCTTTCGATCCTAATCCTTTCCCTGATGTGGTGCTGAATTTGACCAAACTCAATCGGCTTTACCTCTCTAATTGTAACATCCATGGACAAATTCCGCCGGCGATCGGTAACCTGACAAAGCTCATTGACCTCGAGATAGCCGACAGCTTCCTCACTGGCGTGATCCCCCCGGAGATCTCCAAGCTCTCCAATCTATGGCAACTCGAGCTTTACAACAATTCGCTCACCGGGCGTATCCCGACTGGGTTCGGGAACCTCACAAAGTTGGCCTTCTTCGATGCGTCGATGAACAATTTGGAGGGCGACCTATCGGAGCTCCGGAACTTGACGAACCTCGTCTCTCTACAGCTGTTCGATAACAACCTCTCCGGCGAGGTACCGCCGGAATTTGGGGACTTCCGATTCCTCACCAATCTCTCGTTGTACGTGAACAGGTTCATCGGGAAGTTGCCGGCAAAGCTTGGAAGTTGGACTGAGTTCAACTTCATCGACGTGTCGACTAACTCATTTACAGGGCCAATCCCGCCGGATATGTGCCGGAAAGGGACCATGAAGAAGCTTCTGATGCTGGAGAACAAGTTCACCGGGGAGATCCCCGCCAGTTACGCTAATTGCTCTTCTCTGCTTCGGTTCAGGGTCAGTAACAACTCGCTCTCCGGTGAAGTTCCCTCAGGTCTCTGGAGCTTGCCAAACTTGAACATTATCGATCTCGCCGTCAACCAATTTGAAGGTTCGATTGGCGCCGGGATCGGCGCTGCCAAGTCCCTAAACCAGATCTTTATTTCCGACAACCGGTTCTCGGGTCAGATTCCTCCAGAGATCGGAGACGCGGCGTCGATCGTCCAGATAGATCTGCATAACAACCAATTCTCAGGCACGATCCCGTCGAGCGTCGGAGGTCTACGAAACCTTGCGAGTCTTAATCTGCAGAGCAACGGCTTCTCCGGCCAGATCCCTAATGAGATCGGCTCGTGCGCAGCGTTAAGCACCATGAACCTCGCCGAGAACAGCCTTTCCGGGCCTATCCCAGCAAGCCTCGGCCAGCTGACGAACCTCAACTCGTTGAATTTGTCGGGCAACAAGCTCTCCGGCTTGATTCCGGGGAGCATCTCCGCGTTGAAGCTTTCCTCCCTTGATCTCTCCAACAACAGTCTCACCGGAGCCATCCCGTCGAGTTTCGCTATTTCGGCCTACAGTGGCAGTTTCGCCGGAAACCCCGGCCTCTGCGTCTACGGTATCAACGCCGACAAACTCAGCTCTGTCCGGCGATGCTCAGCCTTGAAGAGGGGCTTTACCGGTGAGTTGCGTACCATCCTCACCTGCATTCTCTCCGTCGCAGCTGTCTTCCTCGCCGCTCTCGGTCTCCATATCGTGCTAAAGAAGCGCCGCCACGACTCAAGTGGCGGTGCCAGCGACGGGGCATTTTTAAAAGACCCGTCATGGGACATGAAGTCGTTCCGGATCGTGACGTTCAACGAGCAGGAAATTGTAGAAGCAATCAAACCTGAGAATCTCATCGGGAAAGGGGGATCCGGCGAGGTGTATCAGGTGCATCTGGCGAACGGGGAAGTGATGGCAGTGAAACAGATATGGCGGAATCTGGCGGAGGCCGGAACCAAGGAGCGGAGCACGGCGGCGATGCTAGCGTCGACCCGGGGGCGAGGGAGGAGGGGGCGGAAGCGGACGGCGACTAGCGAGTTCGAGGCGGAGGTGGAGACGTTGAGCACCGTGCGCCACGTCAACGTGGTGAAGCTCTTCTGCAGCATCACGAGCGAGGAGTGGTGCCTGCTGGTATACGAGCACCTTCCCAACGGCAGCCTGTGGGATAAGCTTCACGGGTCGGCCGCGGCGTCGCCTGGGAAGGCGGAGGAGTTGAGTTGGGAGGAGAGGTACCAAGTGGCACTTGGGGCTGCGAGAGGTCTCGAGTATCTGCACCACGGGGGTGAACGCCCCATCCTTCACCGCGACGTCAAATCCAGTAACATCCTTCTCGATGAGTGCCTCATGCCCCGTATCGCCGACTTCGGCCTCGCCAAGATCCTGCACTCCGCCGCCGTCGCCGCCGCCGGAGGGGGCGCAGGCGAAGCTTCGTCTGCTCCTGTCATCGCCGGCACCCACGGCTACATCGCTCCAG AGTACGCCTACACGTGGAAGGTGAACGAGAAGAGCGACGTGTACAGCTTCGGGGTGGTGCTGATGGAGCTGGTGACCGGACGGCGGCCGATCGAGGCGGAATACGGCGAGAGCAAAGACATCGTCCACTGGGTGTCGCAGCGGATGAGCAGCAGGGAGAGCCTGATGGCGGCGGTGGACAGCAGAATACAGCAGGAGTGGAGCAAGGAGGAGGCGATCAAGGTTCTGCGAGTGGCGCTGCTGTGCACTGCGAGGCTACCGGCGATGCGGCCGTCGATGAGGACGGTGGTACAGATGCTGGAGGAGGCCGTGAACGGTGGAACCATAAAATCATATGTCAACAAGAAACTGATGGAAGTCGATGAGTGA